From a single Paenibacillus sp. FSL R5-0345 genomic region:
- a CDS encoding NAD(P)H-dependent oxidoreductase — MDTLSLNKNEILSAYQFRHATKEFDSHKKISESDFQFILETGRLSPSSFGFEPWRFVVVQSPEIREKLRAYAWGAQKQLPTASHFVLILSRLPKDMAADSDYIKGVMEHVQELPPEVREGKGNMYDKFLKVDFGLMENERAMFEWSCRQSYIALGNMMTSAALIGIDSCPMEGFDKTKIEQLLAEEGIMAAEHFGISCMVAFGYRLNEPRGKTRQVAEQVVQWV, encoded by the coding sequence ATGGATACTTTGTCTTTAAACAAGAATGAAATCCTGTCTGCCTACCAGTTCAGACATGCAACTAAAGAATTTGATAGTCATAAAAAAATAAGTGAGTCAGACTTTCAGTTTATTCTAGAAACAGGACGTCTGTCACCAAGTTCATTCGGATTCGAGCCTTGGCGTTTTGTCGTAGTACAAAGTCCAGAAATTCGCGAGAAATTACGTGCTTATGCTTGGGGAGCACAAAAGCAATTGCCAACCGCAAGTCATTTTGTATTGATTCTTTCACGTCTTCCTAAAGATATGGCTGCTGATTCAGATTATATTAAAGGGGTCATGGAGCATGTACAGGAGCTACCTCCAGAAGTGAGGGAAGGGAAAGGTAATATGTACGATAAGTTCTTGAAGGTTGATTTCGGATTGATGGAGAATGAACGTGCAATGTTCGAATGGAGCTGCCGGCAGAGTTATATAGCCCTTGGTAATATGATGACATCAGCGGCTTTAATCGGAATCGATTCTTGCCCAATGGAAGGTTTTGATAAAACAAAGATTGAGCAGCTCCTTGCAGAAGAGGGGATTATGGCTGCTGAGCATTTCGGAATCTCCTGTATGGTAGCCTTTGGATATCGTTTGAATGAACCACGTGGCAAAACAAGACAAGTCGCTGAACAAGTCGTTCAGTGGGTTTAA
- a CDS encoding LutC/YkgG family protein has product MTEETHNEWLDRMANESRDKQQAFMNDIARRLKRPRTTMAPVHPFRGAPDYWQEFQWSPEERIDQFTANFQSAGGHVFRMATMDEAKAFIVNKASDMLARYILRQNVAELAALRLEEELVDTQVSVWNTDMQEAWKARAAEADIGIVIADYAVAYTGSITVLSSADKGRSVSLLPTALIAIIPLERLKTRLGEVLIDFDEAGQSGLPAGIHFISGPSRSADIENDLTIGVHGPGIVFALLVG; this is encoded by the coding sequence ATGACTGAGGAAACGCACAATGAATGGCTGGATCGTATGGCAAATGAATCACGTGACAAACAGCAGGCGTTCATGAACGATATCGCTCGTCGTTTGAAGCGTCCAAGAACGACTATGGCTCCTGTACATCCTTTTCGCGGTGCTCCAGATTATTGGCAAGAATTCCAGTGGAGTCCAGAAGAACGCATCGATCAATTTACTGCGAATTTTCAAAGTGCAGGTGGACATGTGTTTCGCATGGCAACGATGGATGAAGCTAAAGCTTTTATTGTCAATAAAGCGAGTGATATGCTTGCCCGTTATATTCTTCGGCAGAATGTAGCTGAGCTTGCGGCACTTCGTCTAGAAGAAGAACTTGTAGATACGCAGGTATCTGTCTGGAATACGGATATGCAAGAAGCATGGAAAGCTAGGGCAGCGGAAGCCGATATTGGGATTGTGATCGCGGATTATGCAGTTGCTTATACAGGCTCTATTACAGTGTTATCTTCTGCGGATAAAGGGCGTTCTGTCAGTCTTTTGCCAACCGCATTAATTGCTATCATTCCGCTTGAGCGGCTGAAGACTCGTCTGGGTGAGGTGCTTATTGATTTTGATGAAGCGGGACAATCGGGTCTCCCCGCAGGTATTCACTTTATTTCTGGACCGAGTCGTTCAGCGGATATTGAGAATGATCTGACGATAGGTGTGCATGGCCCAGGAATCGTATTCGCCTTGCTGGTAGGCTGA
- a CDS encoding YkvA family protein produces the protein MKKDDDMNTAELTAERFPYSKKNEELVTRNFWTKTKKFAGKIPFTKDAIAMYYCAVDAKTPLWAKGIAFGALAYFISPIDAIPDAILGLGFTDDAAIIAAGIKAISGQVTNEHKEKAEAFFNDGK, from the coding sequence ATGAAGAAAGATGATGACATGAACACTGCGGAGCTCACAGCAGAGAGGTTTCCATACAGCAAAAAAAATGAGGAATTGGTAACTCGGAATTTTTGGACAAAAACTAAAAAGTTCGCAGGTAAGATTCCATTTACTAAAGATGCTATCGCGATGTATTATTGTGCTGTCGATGCGAAGACCCCTTTGTGGGCAAAAGGAATTGCTTTCGGTGCATTGGCTTATTTTATTTCTCCTATAGATGCGATACCAGATGCGATTCTCGGCCTTGGATTTACAGATGATGCAGCGATCATTGCAGCAGGTATTAAAGCGATATCCGGTCAAGTAACCAACGAACATAAGGAAAAGGCTGAAGCGTTTTTTAATGATGGAAAATAA
- a CDS encoding CidA/LrgA family holin-like protein, producing MKIIRIIIQVFVLYLFYLAGDFLQKQLHLPVSGSIVGLLLLFVLLLFKIVPVKWIEEGATTILAYLPLFFIPATAGIVKHMDIFSGRGLLLILILIVSSVLTIAAAAHTSQWLSTLKGKSRAGWSSKSLGKEGKEI from the coding sequence ATGAAAATCATTCGCATTATTATTCAAGTGTTCGTGCTTTATTTATTCTATTTGGCTGGAGACTTTCTGCAAAAGCAGCTGCATCTCCCCGTTTCCGGGAGTATCGTCGGATTACTGCTGCTCTTTGTTTTATTGTTATTCAAGATCGTACCTGTGAAATGGATTGAAGAGGGTGCAACAACAATATTAGCTTACCTTCCGTTATTTTTTATTCCAGCGACGGCTGGGATCGTGAAGCATATGGATATTTTCAGTGGAAGAGGTTTGCTATTAATCCTGATTCTTATCGTTAGCAGCGTCCTCACAATTGCAGCGGCAGCACATACCAGTCAATGGCTTTCAACCTTGAAAGGCAAGAGCAGAGCGGGCTGGAGCAGCAAGAGCTTAGGCAAAGAGGGGAAGGAAATATAA
- the rhaA gene encoding L-rhamnose isomerase, which produces MEQSTESLKSIQTSYNEAKKLYAQHGIDVDKVLEQLEVIKISLHCWQGDDVKGFMNKEKELSGGIAVTGSYPGRARNPEELRRDLERALALIPGRHKVNLHAIYADTEETVDLDALEPKHYERWVNWAKEQGLGLDFNPTCFSHEKANDGFTLSHPDPEIRNFWISHCKAARRISESFGQALGQPCVTNFWVPDGYKDTPIDRLSPRVRLQQSLDEIFSEEIDQQYNIDAVESKLFGIGSESYVVGSHEFYMGYALSRGKAVCFDAGHFHPTETISNKLSSWLLFGDQLLLHVSRPVRWDSDHVVTMDDELLEIARELVRGQFLERTHIGLDFFDGSINHIAAWVIGTRNTIKALLRAMLEPIELLKQIELDGDYTTRLALVEELKSYPFGAIWDYYCATSGVPVRESWLSDVKQYEVDVLSKR; this is translated from the coding sequence ATGGAGCAGAGTACAGAAAGCTTAAAGAGCATTCAGACGAGCTATAATGAAGCGAAAAAGCTCTACGCACAGCATGGCATTGATGTAGATAAAGTATTAGAACAGCTTGAGGTAATCAAAATTTCATTGCACTGTTGGCAGGGAGACGATGTAAAGGGCTTCATGAATAAGGAAAAGGAACTCAGCGGCGGGATCGCGGTCACGGGCAGTTACCCGGGGCGTGCAAGGAATCCGGAGGAACTACGGCGTGATTTGGAGCGGGCCTTAGCGCTTATCCCAGGCCGTCATAAAGTTAATCTACATGCTATTTATGCCGATACGGAAGAGACAGTAGATCTTGATGCACTAGAGCCTAAGCATTATGAAAGATGGGTGAACTGGGCTAAGGAGCAGGGACTTGGATTAGATTTCAATCCCACTTGCTTCTCTCATGAAAAAGCTAATGATGGCTTCACACTAAGCCACCCGGATCCTGAAATACGCAACTTCTGGATTTCTCATTGCAAGGCTGCACGCCGAATCTCAGAATCTTTCGGTCAGGCACTAGGTCAGCCTTGTGTAACCAACTTCTGGGTTCCAGATGGATATAAAGATACACCGATCGACCGTCTGTCACCGAGAGTGCGACTTCAGCAATCACTGGACGAGATCTTCAGTGAGGAGATCGATCAGCAATATAACATTGATGCTGTAGAAAGCAAGCTGTTCGGAATTGGTTCAGAAAGTTATGTGGTAGGTTCGCATGAATTTTATATGGGTTATGCACTAAGTCGGGGCAAAGCAGTTTGCTTCGATGCTGGGCATTTCCATCCGACCGAGACCATCTCGAATAAACTATCCTCTTGGCTGCTGTTTGGTGATCAATTGTTGCTGCATGTTAGCCGTCCAGTACGCTGGGATAGTGATCATGTGGTGACTATGGATGATGAACTGCTGGAGATTGCTCGTGAACTAGTTAGAGGTCAATTCCTAGAAAGAACTCATATTGGACTCGATTTCTTTGACGGAAGTATTAATCACATTGCCGCTTGGGTGATCGGAACACGTAACACAATCAAAGCCCTGCTACGTGCGATGCTGGAACCTATAGAGCTATTGAAGCAAATTGAACTGGATGGGGATTACACTACTAGACTTGCACTGGTAGAGGAATTGAAATCTTATCCGTTCGGAGCTATTTGGGATTATTATTGTGCGACGAGTGGTGTGCCTGTCCGAGAAAGTTGGCTGAGTGATGTGAAGCAATACGAAGTAGATGTTTTATCAAAGCGATAA
- the rhaB gene encoding rhamnulokinase, giving the protein MNAGAHKQGQNHIAIDIGASSGRVVCGTLQEPEETLSLTEIHRFSNGFTEMKGNLYWDVDYLFAEIVKGLQKAKSKGIEHCTVGIDTWAVDYVLLDQKGTRIHEVFSYRDSRTDGAVESLHRNISTESVYGKTGIQVLPINTLYQLYVHDQVELEAAHSILLVPDYLYYRLTGRRISEVTNASTTGLLNLQTRDYDADLLALLGLSKEQFPPLTEPGEHIGGLTDDLTARGDLPVCEFIAVATHDTASAVLGVPASSDSWGFLSSGTWSLIGVERDSAITSPEAMERNYTNEWGAFGSFRFLKNIMGMWLIQKVREEYGGQYSFGELVELAAQEIPFRSIIYCNDERFMNPSNMVSVIQSYCAEVGQLVPKTPGEIARCVFDSLALSYYFYVQDLQLLTGEKWERLHIVGGGANNGLLCQIAADLLEMEIYAGPTESTALGNVVMQMISVGAVADLKEAREIIYRSFDVTTYLPQMMDSTLKTAALAEFARLQVV; this is encoded by the coding sequence ATGAATGCTGGGGCACATAAACAGGGTCAGAATCATATTGCTATTGATATTGGAGCCTCTAGTGGGAGAGTCGTTTGTGGAACCTTGCAAGAACCGGAGGAAACCTTATCATTAACAGAAATTCACCGTTTTAGTAATGGATTCACTGAGATGAAGGGTAATCTTTATTGGGACGTCGATTATTTATTTGCTGAAATTGTAAAAGGCTTGCAGAAGGCGAAGTCAAAAGGAATTGAGCATTGTACCGTCGGAATTGATACTTGGGCTGTGGATTACGTACTTCTAGATCAGAAGGGGACACGAATTCATGAAGTTTTTTCTTATCGTGATTCCCGAACGGATGGAGCGGTAGAGAGTTTGCATCGCAATATATCAACTGAAAGCGTTTACGGAAAGACGGGGATACAAGTTCTCCCGATTAATACGCTGTACCAGCTGTATGTGCATGATCAGGTAGAGCTGGAAGCAGCACATTCCATCCTTTTAGTCCCTGATTATCTCTACTATCGGCTTACGGGACGAAGAATTAGCGAAGTCACTAATGCTTCAACCACAGGTCTGCTGAATCTGCAAACTCGGGATTATGACGCTGATCTCCTGGCACTGCTTGGTCTTTCAAAAGAACAATTTCCCCCCTTAACGGAACCTGGGGAACATATTGGCGGATTGACTGATGACTTGACGGCACGCGGTGATCTTCCAGTTTGTGAGTTCATAGCAGTAGCCACTCATGATACAGCATCGGCTGTACTAGGCGTTCCTGCAAGTAGCGATAGTTGGGGATTTCTCAGTAGTGGTACTTGGTCACTCATCGGGGTGGAACGGGATTCAGCAATTACAAGTCCAGAGGCGATGGAGCGCAATTATACAAACGAATGGGGAGCCTTCGGCTCATTTCGTTTTCTTAAGAACATTATGGGGATGTGGCTGATCCAAAAGGTTCGTGAGGAATATGGCGGGCAGTACAGCTTCGGCGAACTGGTGGAATTGGCAGCGCAAGAAATTCCTTTTAGATCCATCATCTACTGCAATGATGAACGATTCATGAATCCATCCAACATGGTTAGCGTGATACAGAGCTATTGTGCGGAAGTCGGACAGTTGGTACCAAAGACACCAGGGGAGATTGCCAGATGTGTGTTTGACAGTCTTGCTCTTTCTTATTATTTCTACGTTCAGGATCTTCAGCTATTGACCGGTGAAAAATGGGAGCGGCTGCATATCGTAGGTGGTGGAGCGAACAACGGATTGCTATGCCAGATTGCGGCCGATTTGCTAGAGATGGAAATTTACGCTGGACCAACGGAATCAACCGCATTAGGTAATGTGGTTATGCAAATGATCAGTGTAGGCGCGGTCGCAGATCTTAAAGAAGCAAGAGAAATTATTTATCGTTCATTTGATGTAACAACTTATCTTCCACAAATGATGGATTCCACCCTGAAAACCGCAGCATTAGCAGAATTTGCTCGGCTACAGGTCGTATAA
- a CDS encoding winged helix-turn-helix transcriptional regulator translates to MRDRKGGFGNYPDSNKEACPVEFTLDVIGGKWKGILIYHLIDGTKRFNEFRRICPGITQRMLTLQLRELEEDGVVHREVYHQVPPKVEYSLTEFGETLIPIIKLMKDWGEVYKTKQLPIESCPEGTDITV, encoded by the coding sequence ATGCGTGACCGAAAAGGTGGCTTCGGAAATTACCCTGACAGCAATAAGGAAGCTTGCCCTGTGGAATTTACGCTTGATGTTATAGGAGGGAAATGGAAGGGCATTCTCATCTATCACTTGATCGATGGAACGAAACGTTTTAACGAATTCCGCCGAATCTGCCCAGGCATTACTCAACGTATGCTGACCCTGCAGCTTAGAGAGCTGGAAGAAGATGGGGTTGTTCACCGCGAGGTTTACCATCAGGTTCCCCCGAAAGTTGAATACTCGTTAACTGAATTTGGTGAGACACTCATTCCCATTATAAAACTCATGAAAGACTGGGGCGAGGTTTACAAAACAAAACAGCTTCCCATAGAAAGCTGTCCTGAAGGTACAGATATTACGGTGTAG
- a CDS encoding Vat family streptogramin A O-acetyltransferase: MEKYGPNPNTLYPNEQIKSICYIKNVITRNNILVGDYTYYDDIDGPEKFEEHVTHHYDFIGDKLIIGKFCAIAKGVEFIMNGANHRMNSVTTYPFNIMANGWEHAAPELSDLPYKGDTVIGNDVWIGQNVTVMPGVHIGNGAVIAANSTVVKDIPAYSVAGGNPCKVIRQRFDAELIEYLEGIKWWDWDAERIFNNLEALCSSDLNKIKEIK, encoded by the coding sequence ATGGAGAAATATGGACCGAATCCGAATACACTCTATCCAAATGAACAGATCAAAAGCATCTGTTACATCAAAAATGTGATTACTAGAAACAATATTCTGGTTGGCGATTATACGTATTATGATGATATAGACGGTCCGGAAAAGTTTGAGGAGCATGTGACGCATCATTATGATTTTATTGGCGATAAGCTTATTATCGGGAAGTTCTGCGCGATTGCCAAAGGCGTTGAATTTATCATGAACGGTGCGAACCATCGAATGAATTCGGTTACGACCTATCCTTTTAATATTATGGCTAATGGCTGGGAGCATGCAGCTCCAGAACTATCAGATCTACCTTATAAAGGAGATACAGTGATCGGTAACGATGTGTGGATTGGGCAGAATGTTACGGTTATGCCTGGTGTACATATTGGAAATGGAGCGGTCATCGCGGCTAATTCAACGGTTGTGAAAGATATCCCGGCTTATAGTGTGGCTGGAGGAAATCCCTGTAAAGTGATTAGACAACGCTTTGATGCTGAATTGATCGAATATCTTGAAGGGATTAAGTGGTGGGATTGGGATGCCGAGCGAATCTTTAATAATCTTGAAGCGTTATGCAGCAGTGATTTGAATAAAATTAAAGAAATCAAATGA